One Benincasa hispida cultivar B227 chromosome 5, ASM972705v1, whole genome shotgun sequence genomic window carries:
- the LOC120077907 gene encoding receptor-like protein EIX2, whose translation MGKNNTTFVPTFFIVIMFLYSSQVSTAFCIKQERELLLKLKASFIDSSNRLASWKGIDCCSWEGVGCDDTNGGHVVKLDLRNYEYSSSSVLLSNGVDSSLFELKYLNYLDLSANFFNYTKIPIYLTQLPELRYLNLSLTYFHGTIPPFLGNLSKVIYLDLNNNEYLDGPDYLYQGELFIDGLEWLSSLSSLEYLDLSGAKAIQSKLGLDFMQVLNTLPSSLVSLKLSFCGLQNTHYIHAPLNSSFLSKLQHLDLSYNMFDGPIPSFLQNMTSLGFLNLYGNEYNSSIPSWLSNLLNLDTLKLGGNLFSSIEGGLSLMVRNNCHLKTLDLSFNHFLGDDVFGSYENLSAGCEEYGLESLRLKNMKFGIHKIPSWLGELKNLKSLYLQNCSLYGLIPSSFGNLSRLKNLDISYNMLSGGIPVSFGNLSNLMTLDLRENNFDGTIPKSFGQLRNLERFDFSKNPLRGVITEIHFANLSQLKWVIMNGNHLLSFEIKHDWVPPFQLQYFSVRSTKGFGSSGFPRWLLTQNGSALYLDLSNTSISGPIPTWLIFQNFIYLDISNNQISGPLPKSIGDQIPNMFAFYASNMHIIGSLPRSVCRWRNLIFLGLSNNELSGTIPGCLLTQNLTNFDLSSNKFSGNFSNSLENLSRLELMNLANNKLEGEPLIAIRSCKSLSILDLEGNKFSDNKLEGNIPPIWANFSATKSNQLTESGLVCDSSEDPFAICYVSYVRQVTKSSSRNYSYLQLYSMVNVDLSNNNLYGSIPSEIATITDLFNLNLSHNHLSGTIPVEFGRSLALESLDLSFNQLSGSIPNSMLSLSSLGVLKLSNNNFSGRIPREGHLSTFNDPSSYEGNPYLCGDPLSVLCLDTNSDKPSIEIDNFNSDSHEEDKLEKMWFWIIVMLGFALGFWGVVGPLILKRSWRHAYFQFMDETKDKIYVAILVNMKRLKKSMGRNNVL comes from the exons ATGGGCAAAAATAATACCACTTTTGTGCCTACTTTCTTCATTGTTATAATGTTTCTTTATTCCTCTCAGGTTTCAACTGCGTTTTGCATCAAACAAGAGAGAGAATTGCTACTTAAGCTTAAGGCAAGTTTCATTGATTCTTCTAATCGCCTGGCTTCTTGGAAAGGAATTGATTGTTGCAGTTGGGAAGGAGTGGGGTGTGATGATACTAATGGCGGTCACGTCGTCAAGCTTGATCTTCGAAATTATGAGTATTCCTCATCCTCTGTTTTACTTAGCAATGGTGTGGACTCTAGTTTGTTTGAgttgaaatatttgaattacTTGGATTTAAGTGCGAATTTTTTCAACTATACTAAAATTCCTATCTATTTAACGCAGCTTCCTGAGTTAAGATATCTTAATCTATCTCTTACTTACTTTCATGGAACAATTCCACCTTTTCTTGGAAATCTATCTAAAGTGATTTATCTTGATTTGAACAACAATGAGTATTTGGATGGCCCGGATTATTTATATCAAGGAGAGTTATTTATTGATGGCCTTGAATGGCTTTCAAGTCTTTCATCTTTGGAATACCTTGACTTGAGTGGTGCAAAAGCAATTCAAAGTAAGTTAGGATTAGATTTCATGCAAGTGTTAAATACTCTCCCTTCTTCTTTAGTTTcattaaaattgagtttttgtGGACTTCAAAACACCCATTATATTCATGCTCCATTAAATTCTTCATTTCTCTCCAAACTTCAACATCTAGATTTGTCTTATAATATGTTTGATGGTCCAATTCCTAGTTTTCTTCAAAACATGACGTCCCTAGGATTCCTAAACCTTTATGGTAATGAATATAATTCTTCAATTCCATCTTGGTTAAGCAATCTTTTGAATCTCGATACTTTGAAGCTGGGAGGCAACTTGTTTAGTAGCATCGAAGGTGGTTTGTCCTTAATGGTTAGAAACAATTGCCACCTGAAAACTCTTGATTTATCATTTAACCATTTCCTTGGTGATGATGTTTTCGGAAGTTATGAAAATTTATCTGCAGGTTGTGAAGAGTATGGTTTAGAAAGTCTTAGActaaaaaacatgaaatttGGGATCCATAAAATTCCAAGTTGGTTGGGAGAATTAAAGAACTTGAAGTCTCTTTATCTTCAAAATTGTTCACTTTATGGCCTAATTCCTTCTTCATTTGGAAATTTATCTCGCCTTAAGAACTTGGATATTTCTTATAATATGCTTAGTGGGGGAATTCCAGTCTCATTTGGGAACTTATCGAACTTAATGACCTTGGATCTGAGAGAAAATAATTTCGATGGTACCATTCCGAAAAGTTTTGGACAACTTCGAAATCTCGAAAGGTTTGATTTTTCTAAGAATCCTCTTAGAGGTGTTATAACAGAAATTCACTTTGCTAATCTCTCACAGTTGAAGTGGGTAATTATGAATGGAAATCACCTTCtatcttttgaaataaaacatgattgggtacCTCCTTTCCAATTGCAGTATTTTTCTGTGAGATCAACTAAGGGTTTTGGATCAAGTGGATTTCCACGATGGTTGTTAACACAAAACGGATCAGCTTTATATTTAGATTTGTCCAACACCAGTATTTCAGGGCCTATACCAACATGGctaatctttcaaaatttcatttatttagaCATTTCCAACAATCAAATAAGTGGACCACTCCCAAAAAGCATTGGCGACCAAATTCCCAATATGTTTGCATTTTATGCTTCCAACATGCATATCATTGGTTCTTTGCCACGATCTGTTTGTAGATGGAGGAATCTAATATTTTTGGGACTTTCAAATAATGAATTATCAGGGACAATTCCTGGTTGTCTGTTGACACAAAACTtgacaaattttgatttgtCGTCAAACAAGTTTTCGGGGAATTTTTCCAATTCATTGGAGAATCTTTCTAGACTTGAACTAATGAACTTGGCAAACAATAAGCTTGAGGGAGAGCCATTAATTGCCATCAGAAGTTGCAAATCCTTGTCTATTTTGGATCTTGAAGGAAACAAATTCTCTG ATAACAAATTAGAAGGAAACATCCCACCAATTTGGGCAAATTTCAGTGCAACCAAAAGTAACCAATTAACTGAGTCCGGTTTGGTATGTGACAGTTCAGAGGATCCATTTGCAATTTGTTATGTAAGCTATGTTAGACAAGTCACAAAATCAAGTAGTCGAAACTACTCGTATTTACAATTATATTCAATGGTGAATGTAGACCTCTCAAATAACAACTTATATGGTAGTATTCCAAGTGAAATAGCCACAATAACAGACTTGTTCAACTTAAATTTGTCGCATAATCATCTGTCGGGGACAATTCCTGTGGAGTTTGGAAGATCACTAGCATTGGAATCTCTTGACCTCTCTTTCAATCAACTCTCAGGATCAATTCCAAATAGCATGTTAAGCTTAAGTTCACTAGGCGTGTTGAAGTTGTCCAACAACAATTTCTCTGGACGCATTCCTCGAGAAGGTCATCTTTCAACCTTCAATGATCCATCGAGTTATGAAGGTAATCCATATCTTTGTGGAGATCCACTCTCTGTTTTATGCCTAGATACAAATTCCGACAAGCCTTCAATTGAAATCGACAATTTTAAtagtgatagtcatgaagaagATAAGTTGGAGAAAATGTGGTTTTGGATTATTGTGATGCTTGGATTTGCTTTGGGATTTTGGGGAGTTGttggacctttaatattaaagAGAAGTTGGAGGCATGCTTATTTCCAATTTATGGATGAGACCAAAGACAAGATCTATGTTGCAATATTGGTCAATATGAAAAGGTTGAAAAAATCAATGGGAAGAAACAACGTGttgtaa